One genomic region from Betaproteobacteria bacterium encodes:
- a CDS encoding prepilin-type N-terminal cleavage/methylation domain-containing protein, producing the protein MNRASPAGMPIGRRLSTRPGNQYTRGFSLIEVLVAFTLFAVALGVLMQIFSRGVNGASIADHYAKATMYAESRLAAIGLEETIKEGTTSGKFNDDFAWQVTIKPYLDTAPRDQMSVDFEKQYFAQLYEIEAKVTFATDDREKSGL; encoded by the coding sequence ATGAATAGGGCGTCTCCAGCCGGTATGCCGATTGGGCGCCGTCTCAGCACGCGTCCCGGCAATCAATATACGCGCGGCTTTTCCCTCATAGAGGTGCTCGTTGCGTTCACTTTGTTCGCGGTGGCGCTGGGCGTGCTTATGCAGATATTTTCGCGCGGCGTCAATGGTGCCTCCATCGCGGACCACTACGCGAAAGCGACCATGTATGCGGAATCCCGGCTTGCTGCCATCGGATTAGAGGAAACGATCAAGGAGGGCACCACCAGCGGAAAATTCAATGATGATTTCGCCTGGCAGGTGACGATCAAACCCTATCTCGATACCGCGCCGCGCGATCAGATGTCAGTTGACTTCGAGAAGCAGTATTTCGCGCAGCTCTACGAAATTGAAGCGAAAGTGACGTTCGCGACCGACGACCGAGAAAAGAGCGGGTTGTGA
- a CDS encoding GspH/FimT family pseudopilin encodes MCSHAPFSRRLPPSQRGYSLLELVVVIVIIGLSYTLLPKMVFSGVSGAELRSNVRAVATGLRLTRDAAINTRREAVMTLDLDSREFTVQNDSKVHKLHEKIDVKLYTSQADLITDKVGTIRFYPDGSSNGGRVTVSAGGRSFEVDVDWLTGRVSIKDAPAGEARG; translated from the coding sequence ATGTGTTCTCACGCACCATTTTCGCGACGATTGCCGCCAAGTCAGCGGGGTTACTCCCTGCTCGAATTGGTGGTGGTGATCGTCATCATCGGGCTGTCGTACACGTTGCTCCCAAAGATGGTGTTCTCAGGCGTCTCCGGCGCGGAGTTGCGATCGAACGTGCGCGCGGTGGCGACCGGGTTACGCCTGACGCGCGATGCTGCGATCAACACGCGGCGCGAAGCCGTCATGACACTGGATCTGGACAGTCGCGAATTCACGGTGCAGAACGATTCGAAAGTCCACAAGCTGCACGAAAAGATCGATGTGAAGCTGTATACCTCGCAGGCGGACCTGATCACCGACAAAGTCGGCACGATTCGTTTCTATCCCGACGGTTCATCCAATGGTGGCCGCGTGACCGTCAGTGCCGGGGGCCGGTCCTTTGAGGTGGATGTGGATTGGCTCACCGGGCGTGTCTCCATCAAAGATGCACCCGCTGGAGAAGCTCGTGGATAG
- the rfbC gene encoding dTDP-4-dehydrorhamnose 3,5-epimerase — protein sequence MNIIDTAIADVKIIEPRVHGDARGFFFESYNERAFRDATGVNVGFVQDNHSKSAKGVLRGLHYQIQQPQGKLVRVVGGEVFDVAVDMRRLSPTFGKHVSVRLSAENKRMLWVPAGFAHGFLVTSDNAEFLYKTTDYYAPQHDRCLLWNDPALGIQWPLDEVGPPQLKPADLGGKRLADADVFA from the coding sequence ATGAACATTATCGATACCGCCATCGCCGACGTGAAGATCATTGAGCCCCGAGTCCATGGCGACGCGCGCGGGTTCTTTTTCGAAAGTTACAACGAACGCGCGTTTCGGGATGCCACCGGCGTGAACGTCGGCTTTGTTCAGGATAATCACTCCAAGTCGGCAAAGGGCGTACTGCGGGGATTGCATTATCAGATTCAGCAGCCACAAGGCAAATTGGTGAGGGTGGTGGGGGGCGAGGTTTTCGATGTGGCCGTCGACATGCGCCGGCTGTCGCCCACGTTTGGCAAGCATGTCTCTGTGCGTTTGTCGGCTGAAAACAAACGCATGCTCTGGGTGCCAGCAGGCTTCGCGCATGGATTTCTCGTCACGTCTGACAACGCCGAGTTTTTGTATAAAACGACCGATTACTACGCGCCGCAACACGACCGGTGTCTACTCTGGAATGACCCGGCGCTTGGTATTCAGTGGCCGCTTGATGAAGTCGGCCCGCCGCAACTCAAGCCGGCAGACCTGGGCGGCAAGCGGCTTGCCGACGCCGACGTATTTGCGTGA
- the rfbA gene encoding glucose-1-phosphate thymidylyltransferase RfbA, whose protein sequence is MKRKGIILAGGSGTRLYPVTQVVSKQLLPIYDKPMVYYPLSTLMLAGIQDILIISTPHDTPHFQELLGDGKRWGMSLSYAVQPSPDGLAQAFLIGKEFLADDDSALILGDNIFYGHDLSLSLQRARDKSSGATVFAYPVNDPERYGVAEFDADGKVISLEEKPARPKSRYAVTGLYFYDSQVCELAATLKPSARGELEITDLNRLYLQQGALTCEVMGRGMAWLDTGTHESLLEASQYIATIERRQGLKVACPEEIAYRRGWISTADIEVLAKPMLKNGYGQYLMQMLTERVF, encoded by the coding sequence CGTCTCTATCCGGTCACGCAGGTGGTATCCAAGCAGTTGTTGCCGATCTACGACAAGCCGATGGTCTATTACCCGCTGTCAACCTTGATGCTGGCGGGCATTCAAGACATCCTCATCATTTCCACGCCGCACGATACCCCGCATTTTCAGGAATTGCTGGGCGACGGAAAGAGGTGGGGCATGTCGCTTTCCTACGCCGTCCAGCCTTCGCCAGACGGATTGGCACAGGCGTTCCTCATCGGGAAGGAGTTCCTGGCGGATGATGACTCAGCGCTGATTCTTGGCGACAACATTTTCTACGGACACGATCTCTCGCTCTCGCTGCAACGAGCGCGCGATAAATCCAGTGGTGCGACGGTATTTGCGTATCCAGTCAATGACCCCGAACGTTACGGCGTGGCGGAATTTGACGCGGATGGCAAGGTGATTTCACTGGAAGAAAAGCCCGCGCGTCCCAAATCGCGCTATGCCGTGACGGGTCTCTATTTCTACGACAGTCAAGTCTGTGAACTGGCGGCCACATTGAAGCCATCCGCACGCGGGGAGCTTGAAATTACCGATCTGAATCGCCTGTATTTGCAGCAGGGAGCACTGACCTGCGAGGTAATGGGCCGCGGCATGGCCTGGCTGGACACCGGCACCCACGAGTCGCTGCTGGAGGCGTCGCAGTACATCGCCACTATCGAGCGCCGTCAGGGCCTCAAGGTCGCCTGCCCCGAAGAAATCGCCTATCGCCGCGGCTGGATTTCAACCGCCGATATTGAAGTCCTCGCCAAGCCAATGCTCAAGAACGGCTACGGCCAGTACCTGATGCAAATGCTCACCGAGCGCGTGTTTTAA
- a CDS encoding general secretion pathway protein GspK, producing the protein MLISSSFIHAMRTEINIVGNSVTRAKLEAAANAGVQRAILEIFKPPQIPDRWNTFGVPQAWSFNGQSMQVSIVDESGKIDINVGNEALMRGLFRSQGATEEEAIALMDAILDWRDADNVKRLHGAEEAEYAAAGLSYKPANATFQSIEELRLVMGMTPALYQRLAPLITIYSRHGGINSQIASREVLRAIPGATEAQIDEYLKLRELARANKQPIPVFSPAALYPSFGNGLMQVRVEATSEDGSSFIREAVVLRLPFPKRSYTFLRWQEGSPVNPSTPPIANAISGNGGVS; encoded by the coding sequence ATGCTGATTTCTTCTTCGTTCATTCATGCCATGCGCACGGAGATCAATATCGTCGGCAACTCCGTTACGCGAGCGAAGTTGGAGGCCGCGGCCAATGCTGGCGTGCAGCGGGCCATTCTGGAAATATTCAAGCCACCGCAGATACCGGATCGATGGAACACCTTCGGCGTTCCGCAGGCCTGGAGCTTTAACGGGCAGTCCATGCAAGTAAGCATCGTGGACGAGTCTGGTAAAATTGACATCAATGTTGGCAACGAGGCGCTGATGCGTGGGTTGTTTCGTTCCCAGGGCGCCACCGAAGAAGAAGCCATCGCATTGATGGACGCGATACTGGATTGGCGCGATGCCGACAACGTCAAGCGCCTGCACGGTGCGGAAGAGGCCGAATATGCCGCGGCAGGACTGTCATATAAGCCCGCCAACGCAACGTTTCAATCGATCGAGGAATTACGTCTTGTGATGGGCATGACGCCGGCGCTGTATCAACGGTTGGCGCCATTGATCACTATTTATTCCCGGCACGGTGGAATCAATTCGCAAATCGCCTCGCGCGAAGTACTGCGTGCGATACCCGGCGCGACCGAGGCGCAGATTGACGAGTACCTGAAGCTGCGTGAGCTGGCGCGTGCCAATAAACAGCCTATCCCGGTGTTCTCGCCGGCAGCGCTATATCCGAGCTTCGGGAACGGATTGATGCAAGTGCGTGTCGAAGCAACCAGTGAGGATGGCAGTTCCTTCATAAGGGAAGCAGTAGTTCTGCGCTTGCCCTTTCCCAAGCGTTCCTATACCTTCCTGCGCTGGCAGGAGGGTTCCCCGGTCAACCCATCAACGCCACCGATTGCAAACGCAATATCGGGCAATGGTGGAGTAAGTTAG
- the gspE gene encoding type II secretion system ATPase GspE produces MLTPVETLVENPAEHAGANTVESTVQKLGEILIAHGKLDAANLDRALKVQESAGNAGESHEKLGSILTRMGMNSGRDVAEALAFQRGWKIVESSEFPELPILEETVSSRFLQEARAIPVTESESEVVLAMTDPADQFTLRALAAATQKHIVPKLLSSTDFDAVYEKLYGSGKSSMGQIVDNIATRDDEQDFGDIEQLKDLASEAPVIRLVNLIINHALERRASDIHIEPFENRLIVRYRIDGVLHETESPPRRLSAAVISRIKIMATLDIAERRLPQDGRIKLRVQGKEIDLRVSTVPTMHGESVVMRILDKGGVALDFHSLGFDDDNLKVFLSILDLPHGILLVTGPTGSGKTTTLYTALDRLNKPDVKILTVEDPVEYQMAGINQIQVKPQIDLTFANALRSIVRQDPDVIMIGEIRDLETAQIAVQSALTGHMVLSTIHTNDAAATINLEDYLLTSTIVGIQAQRLVRTLCPHCKEAYHPVDEVVQQLDLMRFVRKTASASPPQLTLYHAKGCEHCAHTGYFGRQSIMEVLPMTDTLRSLIMRHATSTELRSAAIAEGMETMYENGLKQAVNGVTTIEEILRVTRED; encoded by the coding sequence TTGCTTACACCCGTCGAAACCCTCGTTGAAAACCCGGCTGAGCATGCGGGCGCCAACACCGTTGAAAGCACGGTCCAAAAGCTCGGCGAAATTCTGATCGCCCACGGCAAACTTGACGCCGCCAATCTGGATCGGGCGCTGAAAGTGCAGGAGTCCGCAGGCAACGCTGGCGAGTCGCACGAAAAGCTGGGCTCCATCCTCACGCGAATGGGTATGAATTCTGGGCGCGATGTCGCCGAGGCGCTCGCGTTCCAGCGCGGCTGGAAGATCGTCGAATCAAGTGAGTTTCCTGAGCTGCCGATTTTGGAAGAAACGGTTTCGTCGCGCTTCCTGCAGGAAGCGCGAGCGATACCGGTGACAGAGTCCGAGAGCGAGGTGGTACTGGCGATGACCGACCCGGCCGACCAGTTCACGTTGCGCGCACTTGCCGCCGCCACGCAGAAACACATTGTCCCCAAGCTCTTGTCGTCAACCGATTTTGATGCGGTATACGAGAAGCTCTACGGCAGCGGCAAATCGTCGATGGGGCAGATCGTCGATAACATTGCCACCCGTGACGACGAGCAGGACTTTGGCGACATCGAACAACTCAAGGATCTCGCGTCGGAAGCGCCCGTCATCCGACTAGTCAACCTGATCATCAACCACGCACTGGAGCGGCGAGCCTCCGATATTCATATCGAACCGTTCGAGAACCGGCTGATTGTCCGCTACCGCATCGACGGCGTGTTGCATGAAACCGAATCACCGCCGCGCCGCTTGTCCGCGGCGGTCATCTCGCGCATCAAGATCATGGCGACGCTCGACATCGCCGAACGCCGGTTGCCGCAGGACGGCCGTATCAAATTGCGTGTACAGGGCAAGGAAATCGATTTGCGTGTGTCCACCGTGCCGACCATGCACGGCGAAAGTGTGGTGATGCGTATCCTCGACAAAGGTGGCGTGGCGCTCGATTTTCATTCGCTCGGATTCGATGACGACAACCTGAAGGTTTTCCTCTCGATCCTCGACCTGCCGCACGGCATTCTGCTGGTGACCGGCCCGACCGGCAGCGGCAAGACCACGACTTTGTACACCGCGCTGGATCGCCTGAACAAGCCCGACGTCAAGATTTTGACCGTGGAAGATCCGGTCGAATACCAGATGGCGGGTATCAACCAGATCCAGGTCAAACCGCAGATCGATCTCACTTTTGCGAATGCATTGCGCTCAATCGTGCGACAGGATCCGGACGTGATCATGATCGGTGAAATCCGCGATCTGGAAACCGCGCAGATCGCCGTGCAGTCGGCACTTACCGGACACATGGTGCTTTCCACCATCCACACCAACGACGCCGCCGCGACCATCAACCTGGAAGATTATCTTTTGACTTCCACGATTGTCGGCATACAGGCGCAGCGGCTGGTTCGCACGCTATGTCCGCATTGCAAGGAGGCCTATCACCCGGTCGATGAAGTGGTGCAGCAACTGGACTTGATGCGGTTTGTTCGCAAGACCGCGTCAGCCAGTCCGCCACAGCTAACCCTATATCACGCCAAAGGCTGCGAACACTGCGCACACACCGGCTACTTCGGCCGACAGTCGATCATGGAAGTGCTGCCGATGACCGACACGCTGCGCAGCCTCATCATGCGTCATGCGACGTCGACCGAATTGCGCAGCGCCGCCATCGCCGAGGGCATGGAGACCATGTACGAGAATGGCCTCAAGCAGGCGGTCAACGGGGTGACGACGATCGAAGAAATTCTGCGCGTGACGCGTGAAGACTAG
- a CDS encoding type II secretion system F family protein, translating into MPMFQYKAVSSSGEVKEGVLEGATHAGVIAHLQSLGLIPIRAAEVTADGVAAASGVSASAGSTAPRKSVFGGRGKVSQTDLGSFTRELATLLRAGLPLDRGLEILIGLAEKKSVSELLVTIRNEVRGGTSLSKALDKHRDVFSRFYINMVKAGEAGGSLGNVMQRLADYMERSAELKESVVSALIYPAILLVVAVASVMILVIFVVPQFKQIFDQSGKALPFATDVVLTTGIFLRKNWPIILAGVVLAIWLFSRSFANPATRARWDARFLHWPILGNLLGKVEMARFSRSLGTLLQNGVPLLAGLSILKDTLGNAVFRDAVDVVARDLKEGRGMAKPMMEANVFPKLAVQMIGVGEETGKLDEMLVQVAEVYDREVAAAIKRALALIEPVMIVGLALLIGGIIMSILVAMFDLMDIPL; encoded by the coding sequence ATGCCGATGTTCCAGTACAAGGCGGTCTCGTCTTCCGGTGAAGTCAAGGAAGGCGTCCTCGAAGGTGCGACGCATGCGGGCGTGATCGCGCACCTTCAATCGCTGGGGTTGATTCCCATCCGTGCGGCGGAAGTCACTGCCGATGGCGTGGCCGCGGCGAGCGGCGTGTCTGCCAGTGCTGGCAGCACGGCACCCCGGAAATCTGTTTTTGGCGGACGCGGCAAAGTCAGTCAGACCGACCTGGGATCGTTCACACGCGAATTGGCAACGCTACTGCGTGCCGGACTGCCGCTGGATCGTGGCCTGGAAATCCTCATTGGCCTCGCCGAGAAGAAGAGCGTTTCCGAGCTATTGGTGACAATTCGCAATGAGGTTCGCGGTGGCACGTCTTTATCCAAGGCGCTCGACAAGCATCGCGACGTATTCTCGCGCTTCTATATCAATATGGTGAAAGCCGGCGAAGCGGGCGGGTCGCTTGGCAATGTGATGCAGCGGCTGGCTGACTACATGGAACGCTCGGCCGAATTGAAGGAAAGCGTGGTGTCCGCGCTGATTTACCCCGCCATCCTGTTGGTGGTGGCGGTGGCCTCGGTAATGATCCTGGTGATCTTCGTCGTTCCGCAGTTCAAGCAGATTTTCGATCAGTCGGGCAAGGCACTGCCGTTTGCGACTGACGTGGTATTGACCACTGGCATTTTCCTGCGCAAGAACTGGCCGATCATTCTTGCGGGCGTGGTGCTGGCCATCTGGCTGTTCAGCCGCTCGTTCGCGAATCCGGCGACACGTGCGCGTTGGGATGCCCGGTTTCTGCACTGGCCAATTCTTGGCAACTTGCTCGGCAAGGTGGAGATGGCAAGGTTCTCGCGTTCGCTGGGCACGTTGCTGCAAAACGGCGTGCCGTTGCTGGCGGGCCTGTCGATCCTCAAGGATACGCTGGGGAATGCGGTCTTTCGCGATGCGGTCGATGTGGTCGCGCGCGATCTCAAGGAAGGACGCGGCATGGCCAAGCCGATGATGGAAGCGAACGTCTTCCCCAAGCTGGCGGTCCAAATGATCGGTGTCGGCGAAGAGACCGGCAAGCTCGATGAAATGCTGGTGCAGGTTGCGGAAGTGTATGACCGCGAAGTGGCCGCCGCGATCAAGCGCGCGCTGGCATTGATCGAGCCGGTAATGATTGTCGGACTGGCGCTGCTGATTGGCGGCATCATCATGTCGATTCTGGTGGCGATGTTCGACCTGATGGATATTCCGCTCTAA
- the rfbD gene encoding dTDP-4-dehydrorhamnose reductase, which yields MTVSVGRPRILITGREGQLGWELARAFAPLGEVFAFDRVGLDLSMPDAIRARCREVSPSLILNAGGYTAVDKAESEPELARLINGDAPGILAEEANRLGAPLIHYSTDYVFDGNATIPYQEDDATAPQSVYGRTKLAGEQAVTAVAKSHLVLRTSWLYGNRRQNFFLTMLRLAHERDELRVVADQIGTPTWVRPVSEATAQCVTATSTAARISIPSGIYHLTAAGHTSWHGFASAILESTSDEPRRATRAVAISTADYPTPAKRPAYSVLSLAKLQLASGITPDDWRVQLAGCIAERKDIKP from the coding sequence ATGACAGTCTCCGTCGGTCGGCCCCGAATCCTCATTACCGGTCGCGAGGGACAATTGGGCTGGGAACTCGCGCGTGCCTTTGCGCCACTGGGCGAGGTGTTCGCATTTGATCGAGTGGGCCTGGACCTGTCAATGCCGGATGCCATACGCGCGCGTTGCCGGGAAGTCAGTCCATCGCTGATCCTGAATGCTGGCGGCTATACTGCCGTTGACAAAGCGGAGAGCGAGCCCGAACTTGCGAGACTTATCAATGGTGATGCGCCGGGTATCCTCGCCGAAGAAGCCAACCGCCTGGGCGCGCCCTTGATTCACTATTCGACTGACTACGTTTTCGATGGTAACGCAACGATACCTTACCAAGAGGATGATGCGACCGCCCCGCAAAGTGTCTATGGACGCACCAAGTTGGCCGGCGAACAAGCCGTGACTGCGGTGGCGAAATCGCATCTGGTACTCCGTACGAGCTGGCTCTACGGCAATCGCCGGCAGAATTTTTTTTTGACCATGTTGCGTCTCGCACACGAGCGCGATGAACTTCGTGTCGTGGCCGACCAGATCGGCACGCCGACTTGGGTGCGCCCGGTGAGTGAAGCCACCGCGCAATGCGTGACCGCGACGTCAACAGCCGCACGAATCAGTATTCCCTCGGGCATTTATCATCTCACCGCAGCGGGACATACTTCCTGGCACGGCTTTGCCTCGGCCATACTTGAAAGCACATCCGATGAACCGCGACGCGCGACTCGCGCTGTCGCGATTTCGACCGCCGACTACCCAACACCCGCCAAGCGCCCTGCGTATTCGGTGCTATCACTGGCCAAGCTGCAGTTGGCGTCTGGTATCACACCAGACGATTGGCGCGTGCAGTTGGCGGGTTGTATCGCTGAGCGAAAAGACATCAAACCCTAG
- the gspG gene encoding type II secretion system major pseudopilin GspG, with translation MNSGIQAGRAQARMQGFSLIEIIVVITIIGLIVGWAATSIFGKQDQAQGRIAKSKITAMSGALDLYKLDTGKYPTTNDGLKALLTAPSGVTGWNGPYVRNMDELKDPWKNDLIYRSPGSDNRPYEIVSLGSDGQEGGEGPANKDIKSWE, from the coding sequence ATGAATTCAGGAATTCAAGCCGGGCGCGCACAGGCCCGCATGCAAGGTTTCTCGCTGATCGAAATCATCGTGGTCATCACCATCATCGGGCTCATCGTCGGCTGGGCCGCGACCAGTATCTTCGGCAAGCAAGACCAGGCACAGGGGCGGATCGCCAAGAGCAAAATCACGGCAATGAGCGGCGCGCTGGACCTATACAAGCTCGATACCGGCAAATACCCAACCACCAATGACGGATTGAAGGCGCTGCTGACGGCGCCATCCGGTGTCACCGGCTGGAACGGTCCTTATGTGAGGAATATGGACGAGTTGAAAGATCCGTGGAAGAACGATCTTATCTATCGCTCGCCGGGGTCCGACAACCGGCCCTATGAGATTGTTTCACTCGGCTCGGATGGCCAAGAAGGCGGCGAAGGCCCGGCGAACAAGGACATCAAATCCTGGGAGTGA
- a CDS encoding prepilin-type N-terminal cleavage/methylation domain-containing protein, translating into MIAGVRTRNTTLGFTLLEMLVGLTLLGVLLILIYSALNIGLRAWDTGDQRASEASHQRIVQSFLRRELGQVFPIRWRGIPESRIAFEGAKKELKFVTALNLGAAVKEGGLQWGHLYLADDPEEGVDGRRRQSLFLKREVFDLQAKDWDGLGNAKPTRLIAGVKEIEIAYFGAENDTSDPKWVDEWKQPLRMPLLVKISIKTDLGRDVPELVVALKLGEEAGCYENAFQRQCPARRA; encoded by the coding sequence ATGATTGCCGGTGTCCGAACGCGCAACACGACCTTGGGCTTTACGCTACTCGAAATGCTTGTGGGGCTGACCCTGCTGGGCGTGTTGTTGATCCTGATTTATTCGGCGCTGAACATCGGCCTTCGCGCCTGGGATACCGGCGACCAGCGCGCCAGTGAAGCGAGCCATCAGCGTATCGTGCAAAGTTTTCTGCGGCGTGAACTGGGACAAGTATTTCCTATTCGCTGGCGCGGCATTCCGGAATCAAGGATTGCCTTCGAGGGTGCAAAGAAAGAGCTCAAATTTGTGACCGCGCTCAATTTGGGTGCCGCCGTGAAAGAGGGCGGCTTGCAATGGGGGCACTTATACCTGGCGGACGATCCTGAGGAGGGTGTGGATGGCCGGCGCCGTCAATCGCTGTTTCTGAAGCGCGAGGTGTTTGATTTGCAGGCCAAGGACTGGGATGGTCTCGGCAATGCCAAGCCCACACGCCTGATTGCCGGTGTGAAGGAAATTGAAATTGCCTATTTCGGAGCGGAAAATGATACGTCTGATCCGAAGTGGGTGGACGAATGGAAGCAGCCATTGCGGATGCCGTTGCTGGTCAAGATTTCCATCAAGACCGACCTGGGGCGCGACGTTCCCGAGTTGGTTGTGGCGCTGAAGCTTGGTGAAGAGGCGGGCTGCTACGAGAACGCTTTCCAGCGCCAATGCCCGGCGCGCAGGGCGTGA
- a CDS encoding IS30 family transposase codes for MIYDELKRGRDGRGQYCPHVAEVNRAAAAARSAANSVRKPDEVWRQVGERLREGWSPEQVSGRLGCIAHEVRISIPAIYAAADRNGWRQFLHHTKARAQMKRPARRRWPGKARSIDERPEDANLRIEPGHWEADTMSGKRKDKKRVLHMVERRSLYWELVLLHGGETVPTVNRIKRRLENNGLPFETVATDRGAEFTATGDILGDKALVCAAYSPNQRGTNENQIGVLRIDLPKGVSMDNLTPRNLRRLQEKYNHRPRKCLGFLTPYEVAFNRQPRVGTRT; via the coding sequence ATGATTTACGACGAGCTCAAGCGCGGTCGGGACGGTCGGGGTCAATATTGCCCGCATGTTGCCGAGGTCAACCGTGCCGCCGCTGCTGCGCGCAGCGCGGCGAATAGCGTGAGGAAGCCGGACGAGGTATGGCGGCAGGTTGGGGAGCGGCTAAGGGAAGGCTGGTCGCCGGAGCAGGTCAGCGGCCGGCTGGGGTGCATCGCACATGAAGTGCGTATCAGCATTCCGGCGATCTACGCGGCGGCGGACCGCAACGGCTGGCGGCAGTTTCTGCACCACACCAAGGCGCGGGCACAAATGAAGCGTCCCGCGCGCCGCCGATGGCCTGGCAAGGCGCGGTCGATCGATGAACGGCCCGAGGATGCCAACCTGCGGATCGAACCCGGCCACTGGGAGGCTGACACCATGTCCGGCAAGCGGAAGGATAAGAAGCGCGTCCTGCACATGGTCGAGCGCAGGAGTCTGTACTGGGAATTGGTGCTTCTCCATGGGGGCGAAACCGTGCCAACGGTCAACAGGATCAAGCGTCGGCTTGAAAATAACGGCCTGCCCTTCGAAACCGTCGCCACCGACCGGGGCGCGGAGTTCACCGCCACCGGTGACATCCTGGGGGACAAGGCGCTCGTCTGCGCCGCCTACTCGCCCAACCAGCGCGGCACCAATGAAAACCAGATCGGCGTGCTGCGCATCGATCTTCCCAAAGGCGTCAGCATGGACAATCTGACACCAAGAAATCTAAGGCGTCTTCAAGAAAAGTACAACCATCGACCGCGCAAATGCCTGGGATTCCTCACCCCTTATGAGGTAGCATTCAACCGCCAACCGCGCGTCGGGACTCGTACTTGA